The Mesorhizobium sp. AR02 genomic interval AAAAACAGGACATTCCCTATGCAACGCGTGACATTCGACCTCGACGTTCTCCGCAGTTTCGTCACCGGCATGGAGCTCGGCAGCTTTGCCAAAGCCGCCGACCGGCTTGGCCGGTCGACCTCGGCGGTCAGCGCGCAATTGAAGAAACTGGAAGAGCAGGCAGCGACGCCGATCTTTCGCAAAGCGGGCCGCGGCCTCGCCTTGACGGAGGCGGGTGAGACCATGCTCGGCTATGCGCGCCGGCTGCTCGAGCTGAATGACGAGGCGGCAGCGGCCATCCATGACGTCGAGCTGGAAGGCTGGGTGCGGCTCGGCCTGCAGGAGGATTTCGGCGAGGCTGTATTGCCCGATGTTCTCGGCCGCTTCGCCCGCGCCCACCCCAAGGTCAAGATCGAGGCCAGGATAGCGCGAAGCCACGACCTTGCCGAAAGGGTGATGTCAGGCAGCCTCGACATCGCGCTCGCCTGGCATAGCGGCCAGACCCTGCCCTACAGCGAGCACATCGCCGATGTTCCGATGCGTTGGATCGGCCCGGCCAAGCGCATCGAGACCAGCCTGCGCGACGGCGAACCGCTGCCGCTGGTAGCGCTCGAAGCGCCCTGCCTGTTGCGAACGGTGGCGACGGAAACACTCGACCGCGCCGGGCTGCCCTGGCGCATGGCCTTCTCCAGCCCGAGCCTTGGCGGCATCTGGGCGGCTGTCGCCGCGGGGCTGGGGCTGACGATCCGCACCGACATCGGCCTGCCGGCCAGCGTCAGCGCGATGAGGCCGGAGATCGCCGGTCTGCCGGCGCTGCCCAAAATGGCGTTGTTCCTGCATCGCCGGGATGCCGAACCCGAGCCGGTGGCGGCTCGGCTGGCCGACATCTTGCTGGAGGCGGCGCGGCAGGCATTGCCGGACAATGCGCGGACTGCCGGCTTGCGTGCTGTGGCCTGATCAGACGGGCGCTGGACTCAGTTGCGCTTCTTTGCCCGGCCGGCGAACGGATTGTCGGAGGTGCGCAGTGCGATGCGGATCGGTACGCCTGGCATGTCGAAGGCTTCCCGCAGGCTGTTGGAGAGATAGCGGACATAGCTTTGCGGCATCGCATCCGGCCGCGAGCACTGGACAACGAAACCCGGCGGCCGCGTCTTGGCCTGAGTGACGTATTTGACCTTCAGCCGGCGACCGGCAACG includes:
- a CDS encoding LysR substrate-binding domain-containing protein, encoding MQRVTFDLDVLRSFVTGMELGSFAKAADRLGRSTSAVSAQLKKLEEQAATPIFRKAGRGLALTEAGETMLGYARRLLELNDEAAAAIHDVELEGWVRLGLQEDFGEAVLPDVLGRFARAHPKVKIEARIARSHDLAERVMSGSLDIALAWHSGQTLPYSEHIADVPMRWIGPAKRIETSLRDGEPLPLVALEAPCLLRTVATETLDRAGLPWRMAFSSPSLGGIWAAVAAGLGLTIRTDIGLPASVSAMRPEIAGLPALPKMALFLHRRDAEPEPVAARLADILLEAARQALPDNARTAGLRAVA